CAATCATCGTGGGAGAGGTAAATGGTATAACTCTTTATCACATTTATAATTTTAGTTTCTTAGATTAAATAGCTTTTTGATAGGATTTTAACTTAATTAGGCGTAATTATTATAATTAACGAAAATATGGCTTCATACGGTAATTTAAAACTACTTAATTCATACGCTAGGTTTTTTAAATAGTATAAGTAACATAAATATGTGGGACAGTATAAATATGTAGGGATAACGGTAAGACATGATGATTGCTGGTCAAATTTTACAACTTCTAATTATTTTGATACACTCATGAACGTTGAGTACGCTAGTTTTAACATTCTTAAAGCGACTAGAGTAGCAATAGTTAGGGGAAGCCAGGATGATAATAGGTTTATGATAAAATCTGCATTAAATAATGATAAAAGTATTATTGACTATGAGATCTCCCACCTCATTTCTAATAATAGGTATTCCTTCTATATGATAACCATGTTACAAGACGCCGATAGTACAGTTATAGGGAGGTTAAGGGCTAAGGGAATTTTAATGCTGAACGCTAGTATTAAAGATGGAAAGGAAATTTATGACATTATAGTGTCTAAGGATACTGAACCTCTCATAACAAATTCCTTAAAAAACGATAGCAGAGTAGAAATTATAAACTTCATTTCAAGTAATTTGAAGGGAGAAACTCTCTTTAAAATGGTATCTAGAAACGTAATGGATATGTTACTGACTGAAAAGGAACAACTGCTTATGAAGAAAGCGAGAGAGTTAGGGTACTTTAATGTACCTAGAAAGAAAAATTTAGAGGAAGTTGCAAAAGAGTTAGGAGTAAGTAAAATGAATATATCGCTATCTTTAAGAAACATACTTAAAAAAGTTTCTAATTTAATATATGCTTTTTAAGAACGTAAGCTAATAATATTGCCTACGAGTCACTTCACACTGGCTTTCTGATATTATATGTTTAATGTTTTTTAAAACTACGACAAGAGATAATACAACATGTTTATGAATTTTTCTCTATTTATCTCATAAACTACCTCAACATTTGGTTCCTTTCCTAGAATTCCTAAATAGTCTATTACAGTCATTCCCCTAGTTAAGCAATCACAGTTCTCCACGTCTACATATTGTCTCTCAATTTTCGTAGCTACGCTTTTATCTACGGCTATCGCAGTAGTTATTAAATCAGGATGAGGATTCCCCTTCATTTTTTGCTTAGTCATGGCGTAATTTCTATAATGCGTATAAATATCTATATAAAACTCAGAAAGTTTTGTCTTCATTTTCTTTATCTCCTCCCATTCTTCATTTACAGTATAATTAGTAATCAGATCCCAGCTTACCATTGTTATGTCCATTCCAGAGTTAAACACTATTTTAGCAGCGTCTGGATCAACCCAAATATTATATTCGGCAACTGGTGTAATATTACCTCTTCCGTAAATTGTACCACCCATAACCCAAACCTTTTTAATCTTCTCAGCAATACCCTTATCCTTTAAATAAGCTAAGGCTAAATTAGTTAAAGGAGAGATCGCCAAGAATTCCAGCTCACCTGCAAATCTATCAGCAAGTTCTATTATCGCGTCAACTGCGTGCTTATTACTGGGTTTAAGTTTACTAGGCTTTAATACTTTATCCCCTATTCCTCCCTTTCCGTGAACGTTCTCTACGGTTCTATACGATTTAATTATGGGTCTCTGACTACCGAGATAAACTGGAATATCCTTACCTATAAACTCTAATGCCCATAACGCGTTATTTACTTCTTGCTCAAAGCTAATATTGCCTTCAACAATCGTAATTCCCTCTACGGAGATCCCGTACCTAAGTAGCATAAAAAGGCTCATTATATCATCTTCCGCAGTGTCACAATCTATAATGAAATGTCTCACATATTTCACCCCTTTATTTTTTACACTCCTTAACCAACTTCTCATAAGCGTCTTTTCTGTTTGGTCCTCCCACAATTCCGTTCTCCTTAAAGTCTTTTTCACCTATTATTAACCCGTCAGCTTCTCTGCAATATTCCTTAAAAT
The genomic region above belongs to Saccharolobus caldissimus and contains:
- a CDS encoding helix-turn-helix domain-containing protein, which produces MGQYKYVGITVRHDDCWSNFTTSNYFDTLMNVEYASFNILKATRVAIVRGSQDDNRFMIKSALNNDKSIIDYEISHLISNNRYSFYMITMLQDADSTVIGRLRAKGILMLNASIKDGKEIYDIIVSKDTEPLITNSLKNDSRVEIINFISSNLKGETLFKMVSRNVMDMLLTEKEQLLMKKARELGYFNVPRKKNLEEVAKELGVSKMNISLSLRNILKKVSNLIYAF
- a CDS encoding nucleoside hydrolase yields the protein MRHFIIDCDTAEDDIMSLFMLLRYGISVEGITIVEGNISFEQEVNNALWALEFIGKDIPVYLGSQRPIIKSYRTVENVHGKGGIGDKVLKPSKLKPSNKHAVDAIIELADRFAGELEFLAISPLTNLALAYLKDKGIAEKIKKVWVMGGTIYGRGNITPVAEYNIWVDPDAAKIVFNSGMDITMVSWDLITNYTVNEEWEEIKKMKTKLSEFYIDIYTHYRNYAMTKQKMKGNPHPDLITTAIAVDKSVATKIERQYVDVENCDCLTRGMTVIDYLGILGKEPNVEVVYEINREKFINMLYYLLS